TTCTCCACAAAAATTTATTTGCGTAGCAAACTGATTTTTGACAAACAGACTCATTTGAAAACGAGTGTACTGACCAAATGAGCTTTTTAGCAAAAACTTCATCCAAGTCTGATACTCGCATATTCATGCTATAATAAAATACATACAGCAGTATAGTTAAATCATTACTTTTGCTGCAAATAATGCAATTCAATATCTAGTAACTTAATTTCTTTTCAATTTGTTTTCCTATATACTCTATGATTAGGACGAATATATAATAGTAAACACCTGCGATCAATAGAGGTGTAAAAAAGGTAAATTGTTCTGCTGCGATAGCTTGTGACCTTCTCATTATATCCATTGCTCCTATTGTTCCTATTAGAGCAGTTTCCTTAAGCAACGCGATAATTTCATTTATCATAGAAGGCAAAATATTACGTATAACTTGCGGGAGTATTATGTCACGCCACATATAGAAATTCGGTATTCGCAAGGTTTGGGCGGCTTCAAACTGCCCTTTGGGAAGATATTCTATTCCAGCTCTTAGAATCTCTGCGACGTAAGCTGCGCTATTAAAACCAAATGTTAATATTCCAGCAAGCACAACGCTCATTTTTATTCCTAGGAATGAAGGAATTGCAAAGTAAACAAAGCTTAACTGTAAAATTACAGGCGTACCTCTTATCACAGAAATAACCGCACTTATACTTCTTATGCAAATATTTTTATGTCTCATGACGGCCAGTAGCGTTCCTAGTAGTATACCTACAAATGCAGCGGAGAAAAGGATTTGCAAAGTTACAACTGCACCAACGCCTATCAAGAGAAACTGAGAGCCAATATCCCAAAAATAACTTTTTATAGATTCTATATACTGCATAAGTAATGACAGATTATCAAGATGAATGCAAATTGCAAGATGAGCTGTAAGACGTTACCATAAACTTTAAAGCAACACTTTTATCTATCACTTTTTCTATATCTGTCAAACTAAATATTAATTCTGCAGTACATTTTGAAACCACTGTGCTGTTATATGAAAGCTCAGTAATGAGAAAGTCCACCGTGGCTCTAAAGGGGCGATTATAGTATTCAAAGAACTTTACATCCTTAACACTTACGTCTTTTCTTGTTTGTGTTTTGTACTTTAATACAGGGCTATCAGGATTTTGTCTTGTATCCATATAATTCAAAAACTCAGAAAGCACTTTTTTTGAAGAATTACTCTGTAAAAATGCTATTTTCTGATCCCAACTTTCTTTATTTGAATATTCTTCGTATTTATAGCTTTCTCTAGATTGAATATACGCAGTTATCATATATCTTGCAACGGATTTATCTATACTATCTCCTAAGTGTGATATAGAGTGAATCCTAGTGACATAATTAACTTGATCGTCTGTATAAGAAACTAATGGATATTGTTCAATAGAATAACGTGCTCTTGCCAGGTGTATAGCAACAATAGCAGCAACAAGTGCTAACAGTGTTACTATAAACATATATGTGAATTGTGTGTAATAAGAAAGATATCTGGATGTATGCCAATCCAAGGCAGCTTTAAAATAGCGCCCTGTTTCTATCTCATCATCAATGTTGAGCTCAGTCTTTTCCATTCCTAGGCTTAAGTAATATAAATATAGCTTCGTATCAAAATCCGAAATA
This region of Candidatus Lariskella endosymbiont of Epinotia ramella genomic DNA includes:
- a CDS encoding VirB8/TrbF family protein, with amino-acid sequence MEKTELNIDDEIETGRYFKAALDWHTSRYLSYYTQFTYMFIVTLLALVAAIVAIHLARARYSIEQYPLVSYTDDQVNYVTRIHSISHLGDSIDKSVARYMITAYIQSRESYKYEEYSNKESWDQKIAFLQSNSSKKVLSEFLNYMDTRQNPDSPVLKYKTQTRKDVSVKDVKFFEYYNRPFRATVDFLITELSYNSTVVSKCTAELIFSLTDIEKVIDKSVALKFMVTSYSSSCNLHSS
- a CDS encoding amino acid ABC transporter permease, whose translation is MQYIESIKSYFWDIGSQFLLIGVGAVVTLQILFSAAFVGILLGTLLAVMRHKNICIRSISAVISVIRGTPVILQLSFVYFAIPSFLGIKMSVVLAGILTFGFNSAAYVAEILRAGIEYLPKGQFEAAQTLRIPNFYMWRDIILPQVIRNILPSMINEIIALLKETALIGTIGAMDIMRRSQAIAAEQFTFFTPLLIAGVYYYIFVLIIEYIGKQIEKKLSY